In the Deferrivibrio essentukiensis genome, one interval contains:
- a CDS encoding type III restriction-modification system endonuclease, translated as MKLQFNANLQYQIDAINSVVDIFKGQRRTGSNFTISMQESIGIVIKDLGIGNRLELIEEEILKNVQEIQMRNGLPRSEKLDGLNFTVEMETGTGKTYVYLRTIYELNKAYGFTKFIIVVPSVAIREGVFKSLQITKEHFDELYDKTPLDYFIYDSSNLSQVRNFATSSNIQVMIINIDAFRKSFEDPEKESKANIIHRPNDRLSGLRPIDFIRETNPILIIDEPQSVDTTAKSKEAISSLNPLCTLRYSATHVDKYNMVYKLDPVDAYQQKLVKRIEVFSVKSDESFNTPYIKLVSVSERKAEVEIDLENKGKIKRTSKTVKLGDDLYEISGERSIYKGYKVEDISWGEDDKYIEINGIRIYLNQSVGDIDDDEIKRFMIRKTIKEHLDKEFKLRGKGIKVLSLFFIDRVANYRSYDDDGNVIDGKYAIMFEEEFKKAASKPKYKELFSSIENIDTYVEKIHDGYFAQDKSGRFKDTKENRMNESDYSTYNLIMKEKERLLSIDEPLKFIFSHSALREGWDNPNVFQICTLKDNPGTYVSKRQEIGRGLRLAVDNTGKRVEESNINVLTVVANESYKDFVEKLQNEIEKDVGIRFGVIEKHVFAGLLSVDEEGAEIVMDYDDSERLYNLLKSKNYIDNNGKMTSLLVSDLKSGSLELSPEFNNWYPSVIRELNRRASKLPIRDASKKNKIKLNKAILDSEDFNILWNKIKQKTIYLFDFDSEKLIERCVEKIKKMPKLKSPRIIGQKSKVNIDRNSGVSANLVKEDVQNIYTVAKLPDILTVLQSKTNLTRKTLVDILISADRLEDFKINPQKFIEEVADIIKRDLRLFVTEGIKYYKIDDYYAVELFKNEELLAYLNDNALESAKSPYDYVLYDSDIEKSFAEKLESLENVKLYVKLPSWFKIDTPLGTYNPDWAVVIEKDGEEKLYFVAETKGIDKIELLRLEERLKIECAEKHFKELNTGIEFKAPIMDAEKLIER; from the coding sequence ATGAAGCTGCAATTTAATGCTAACTTACAATATCAGATTGATGCGATAAATTCTGTAGTTGACATATTTAAAGGTCAACGCCGTACAGGATCCAATTTTACAATTAGTATGCAAGAATCTATAGGGATAGTAATAAAAGATTTAGGGATTGGGAATAGGTTAGAGCTTATAGAAGAAGAGATTCTTAAAAATGTCCAAGAAATTCAGATGAGGAATGGACTTCCAAGAAGTGAAAAGTTAGATGGACTTAATTTTACAGTAGAAATGGAAACAGGGACAGGTAAAACATATGTCTACCTGAGAACGATTTACGAATTAAATAAAGCATATGGGTTTACTAAATTTATAATTGTAGTCCCTTCTGTTGCCATTAGGGAAGGTGTCTTCAAATCTCTTCAAATTACAAAAGAACATTTTGATGAGTTATATGACAAAACACCTTTAGATTATTTTATTTACGATTCGTCAAATCTGAGTCAAGTTAGAAATTTCGCAACATCAAGCAATATTCAAGTAATGATAATAAACATTGATGCTTTTAGAAAAAGTTTTGAAGACCCTGAAAAAGAAAGCAAAGCTAATATAATACATAGACCAAATGATAGACTTAGTGGGCTTAGACCTATAGATTTTATAAGAGAAACAAATCCTATATTGATAATTGATGAACCTCAAAGTGTAGATACAACAGCTAAATCTAAGGAAGCAATATCTTCTTTAAATCCATTATGCACTCTTAGGTATTCAGCGACCCATGTAGATAAATACAACATGGTTTATAAGCTTGACCCTGTAGATGCATACCAGCAGAAGCTTGTAAAAAGAATTGAGGTATTTTCAGTTAAATCAGACGAATCTTTTAATACTCCATACATCAAATTGGTTAGTGTAAGTGAAAGAAAAGCTGAAGTAGAGATTGATTTGGAAAACAAGGGAAAAATTAAAAGGACAAGTAAGACTGTTAAATTGGGTGATGACCTCTATGAAATTTCTGGAGAAAGATCTATTTACAAAGGATATAAGGTAGAAGATATTAGCTGGGGTGAAGATGATAAATATATTGAAATAAACGGTATTAGAATTTATCTAAATCAATCAGTAGGTGATATTGACGACGATGAAATAAAAAGATTTATGATTAGAAAAACAATTAAGGAACATTTGGATAAAGAGTTTAAATTAAGGGGCAAAGGTATAAAAGTATTGAGCCTCTTTTTTATCGATAGGGTGGCAAACTATAGAAGTTATGATGATGACGGCAATGTTATTGATGGAAAATATGCAATTATGTTTGAAGAAGAATTTAAAAAAGCTGCAAGTAAACCTAAATATAAAGAGCTATTTAGTTCTATTGAAAATATTGATACTTATGTAGAAAAAATACATGATGGTTATTTTGCACAGGATAAAAGTGGAAGATTTAAGGACACGAAAGAAAATAGAATGAATGAATCAGATTATAGCACGTATAACCTTATTATGAAGGAAAAAGAAAGATTGTTAAGCATTGATGAACCATTAAAATTTATATTTTCTCACTCAGCTTTGAGGGAAGGTTGGGACAACCCTAACGTCTTTCAAATATGTACTCTAAAGGATAATCCTGGAACTTATGTTTCAAAAAGGCAGGAAATAGGGAGAGGTTTAAGGCTTGCTGTAGATAATACCGGAAAAAGAGTTGAAGAGTCAAATATTAATGTTCTTACTGTAGTAGCCAATGAATCTTATAAAGACTTTGTTGAAAAACTACAAAATGAAATAGAAAAAGATGTTGGTATTAGATTTGGTGTCATTGAGAAACATGTTTTTGCCGGACTTCTATCTGTGGATGAAGAAGGAGCAGAGATTGTAATGGATTATGATGATTCAGAAAGACTTTACAATCTATTGAAGAGCAAAAATTATATAGACAATAATGGAAAAATGACATCATTGTTAGTAAGTGACTTAAAAAGTGGCAGTCTTGAATTAAGTCCTGAATTTAATAACTGGTATCCATCTGTAATAAGAGAATTAAATCGTAGGGCAAGTAAGCTTCCAATTAGAGATGCAAGCAAAAAAAATAAAATTAAATTAAACAAAGCTATTTTGGATAGTGAAGATTTTAACATTTTATGGAATAAAATAAAACAAAAAACTATTTATTTATTTGACTTTGACAGTGAAAAGCTAATAGAAAGATGCGTGGAAAAAATTAAAAAAATGCCAAAGCTAAAATCCCCAAGAATAATAGGGCAAAAATCTAAAGTGAATATTGATAGGAATTCAGGAGTATCGGCTAATTTGGTAAAAGAAGATGTTCAAAATATATATACTGTCGCCAAATTGCCGGATATTTTGACTGTTCTACAAAGTAAAACAAATCTTACCAGAAAAACTTTGGTAGATATTTTAATAAGTGCAGATAGGCTTGAAGACTTTAAAATTAATCCTCAGAAATTTATAGAAGAAGTAGCTGATATAATAAAAAGAGATTTAAGACTCTTTGTGACTGAAGGGATCAAGTATTATAAAATAGATGACTATTACGCTGTCGAATTATTTAAAAATGAAGAGCTGTTAGCTTATCTAAATGATAATGCTTTGGAAAGTGCAAAATCGCCTTATGACTATGTATTATATGACTCAGATATTGAAAAAAGTTTTGCTGAAAAATTAGAAAGTCTTGAAAACGTAAAACTATACGTAAAGCTACCTTCCTGGTTTAAAATAGACACACCGCTTGGAACGTACAATCCTGATTGGGCTGTTGTAATTGAAAAGGATGGTGAAGAAAAGCTTTATTTTGTAGCGGAAACGAAAGGTATTGATAAGATAGAGTTATTAAGACTAGAAGAGCGATTGAAAATCGAATGTGCGGAAAAACATTTTAAAGAATTAAACACTGGTATAGAATTCAAAGCTCCGATAATGGACGCTGAAAAACTTATAGAACGTTAA
- a CDS encoding type I restriction-modification system subunit M, protein MAEKKQNIESFEQSLWKAADKLRKNIDAAEYKHVVLGLIFLRYISEAFEDLYEKLKKGEGEYSGADPEDKDEYLAENVFYIPPEARWSHLKAQAKDPEIGKVIDRAMELIEKENSSLKGVLPKVYARGNIDPINLGGLIDLFSNIAINEAKEKTSDILGHVFEYFLGEFALAEGKKGGQFYTPRSVVELLVEMLEPYRGRVFDPCCGSGGMFVQSEKFVKEHQGKINDISIYGQESNQTTWRLCKMNLAIRGIDSTQVKWNPEGSFLNDAHKDLKADFVIANPPFNDSDWSGELLRADVRWKYGIPTPGNANYAWIQHFAFHITPHGKAGFVLAKGALTTKQTAEYEIRKNMIEDDIIDCIVNLPAKLFLNTQIPACLWFIRKNKTTRKGQILFIDARDMGQLINRRNRVLTPEEIRKIADTYHNWQKEDGSYEDIKGFCKSATIEEVRNLDYVLTPGRYVGLPDEEDDFDFEEIFTKLKAEFLEQLKEEERLNKLILESLEKIEMRKGEG, encoded by the coding sequence ATGGCAGAGAAAAAACAAAACATAGAATCTTTTGAACAGAGTCTCTGGAAAGCAGCTGACAAACTTAGAAAAAATATTGATGCAGCAGAATATAAGCATGTTGTTTTAGGGCTTATTTTTTTAAGGTATATATCGGAAGCTTTTGAAGATTTATATGAAAAGCTCAAAAAAGGTGAAGGGGAATATAGTGGAGCAGACCCGGAAGATAAAGATGAATATTTAGCTGAAAATGTTTTTTATATACCACCTGAAGCAAGGTGGAGCCACTTAAAAGCTCAAGCAAAAGACCCGGAAATTGGAAAAGTCATTGATCGAGCAATGGAACTTATAGAAAAAGAAAATTCATCCTTAAAAGGTGTTTTACCAAAAGTTTATGCAAGAGGTAATATCGACCCTATCAATCTTGGCGGCTTGATAGACCTTTTCAGCAATATTGCGATTAATGAAGCAAAAGAGAAAACTTCGGATATTTTAGGGCATGTTTTCGAATATTTTTTGGGTGAGTTTGCTTTGGCTGAAGGGAAAAAAGGCGGGCAGTTTTACACACCAAGAAGCGTTGTTGAACTTTTGGTTGAGATGCTTGAGCCTTACCGTGGAAGAGTATTTGACCCATGCTGTGGAAGTGGTGGAATGTTTGTTCAATCAGAAAAATTTGTTAAAGAACATCAAGGGAAAATAAACGATATTTCAATCTACGGACAAGAAAGTAATCAAACAACCTGGCGACTTTGTAAAATGAACCTTGCTATTAGAGGAATTGATAGCACTCAAGTAAAATGGAATCCGGAAGGCTCATTTTTAAATGATGCACATAAAGATTTAAAGGCTGATTTTGTAATTGCAAATCCACCTTTTAATGACAGTGACTGGAGTGGAGAGCTTTTGAGAGCTGATGTGAGATGGAAATATGGCATTCCAACCCCAGGTAATGCAAATTATGCTTGGATACAGCATTTTGCTTTTCACATCACCCCTCATGGAAAAGCCGGTTTTGTTTTGGCAAAAGGTGCTCTTACCACCAAACAAACTGCAGAGTATGAAATAAGAAAAAATATGATAGAGGATGATATTATAGACTGTATTGTCAATCTTCCTGCAAAACTCTTTTTAAACACTCAGATACCGGCTTGTTTATGGTTTATAAGGAAAAATAAAACTACAAGAAAAGGGCAAATTTTGTTTATTGACGCAAGAGACATGGGGCAATTAATAAACAGAAGAAATCGTGTATTAACCCCAGAAGAGATAAGAAAAATTGCAGACACTTACCACAATTGGCAAAAAGAAGATGGAAGTTATGAAGATATAAAAGGGTTTTGCAAATCTGCAACCATTGAAGAGGTTAGGAATCTTGATTATGTGTTAACACCGGGTCGTTATGTTGGGCTACCTGATGAGGAAGATGATTTTGACTTTGAAGAGATATTTACAAAATTAAAAGCCGAGTTTTTAGAGCAGTTAAAAGAAGAAGAAAGACTAAATAAACTAATACTGGAAAGTCTGGAAAAAATAGAAATGAGGAAGGGTGAAGGATGA
- a CDS encoding RNA-binding domain-containing protein, which yields MKLDEIIKQPENRKLEFKETLPNKSDLCKTVISFANDAGGELYIGIKDNPREVIGVPEEDLLQIEEKISNTIHDNCYPPILPEILFANHNGKYVVIVKIFKGNTPPYYLKSKGKENGTFIRVGSTNRLANKEIIEELERQKQGISFDSLPVYSKRMDELDISLFASRFEKITGEKLNKTILNKINLIITDQNTQFPTNALILLSNDEIRNKLFPYAKIECARFKGTIPGDFIDQKTIDDPLSFQAEEAYKFVLRHISQGSTYEGVYRKDRWEYPVIAIREVIRNAVIHRDYSLKGKDIKIAIFDDKIEITSPGKLMPTIDFDDMESGQSDIRNKVLASVFKKLGIIEQWGNGLRLIAEELRKYPEIKFEWSEPGISFRVTFRKINYNPEIQKVENIQTADDYGRLRTITNDYERLTLEEKEILLYVLDNGKITRKKATEILNVQNTKAYETLTSLVEKNLIQRQGKGRSTYYVLKN from the coding sequence ATGAAATTAGATGAAATTATAAAACAACCAGAAAACAGAAAGCTTGAATTTAAAGAAACGTTACCAAATAAATCTGATTTATGTAAAACCGTTATATCATTTGCCAATGATGCCGGTGGTGAACTTTATATTGGTATCAAAGACAATCCGAGAGAAGTAATTGGAGTGCCTGAAGAAGATTTATTACAGATAGAAGAAAAAATCAGTAATACCATTCATGATAATTGCTATCCTCCTATTTTGCCGGAAATTTTATTTGCGAATCACAATGGAAAATATGTTGTAATAGTTAAAATTTTTAAGGGCAATACTCCACCATATTATCTTAAAAGCAAAGGAAAAGAAAACGGAACCTTTATCAGAGTTGGTTCAACAAATCGTCTTGCCAATAAAGAGATTATTGAGGAATTAGAAAGACAAAAGCAAGGCATATCATTTGACTCGTTGCCTGTATATTCAAAACGTATGGATGAATTGGATATTTCACTTTTTGCCAGTCGTTTTGAAAAAATTACAGGTGAAAAATTAAACAAAACCATTTTAAATAAAATAAATCTAATAATTACAGACCAGAATACACAATTCCCCACAAACGCTCTAATATTATTATCAAACGATGAAATTAGAAATAAACTTTTCCCGTATGCAAAAATAGAGTGTGCAAGGTTTAAAGGGACTATACCCGGAGATTTTATTGACCAAAAGACTATTGATGACCCTTTGAGTTTTCAAGCAGAAGAAGCCTATAAATTTGTTTTAAGGCATATTTCTCAAGGCTCAACCTATGAGGGAGTTTATAGGAAAGACAGGTGGGAGTATCCGGTTATTGCCATTCGTGAAGTTATAAGAAATGCTGTAATTCACAGAGACTATTCTTTAAAGGGCAAAGATATAAAAATTGCCATTTTTGACGATAAAATTGAAATTACAAGTCCGGGTAAATTAATGCCTACTATTGATTTTGACGATATGGAATCCGGCCAGTCTGACATAAGAAATAAAGTGCTTGCATCAGTATTTAAAAAGCTCGGTATTATAGAACAATGGGGAAACGGATTAAGATTAATAGCTGAGGAGTTAAGAAAATATCCGGAAATAAAATTTGAATGGAGTGAGCCGGGCATTTCCTTTAGGGTAACTTTTAGAAAAATAAATTATAATCCGGAAATTCAAAAGGTAGAAAACATACAAACTGCGGACGATTACGGACGATTACGAACGATTACGAACGATTACGAACGATTAACATTGGAAGAAAAAGAGATATTGCTTTATGTTTTAGATAATGGAAAAATCACAAGAAAGAAAGCAACTGAAATTCTTAATGTTCAAAACACTAAAGCATATGAGACATTAACATCATTAGTTGAAAAAAATCTTATTCAAAGACAAGGAAAAGGTAGAAGCACATATTATGTTTTGAAGAATTAA
- a CDS encoding ORF6N domain-containing protein, translated as MDEEIIQIEDIKTQIHTIRGVQVMLDSDLANLYGVEVRVLNQAVKRNKERFPEDFMFQLTKEEYEALRSQIVISSWGGRRYLPYVFTEQGVAMLSAVLKSKTAVDMSIKIMKAFVAMRKFIMKNAEIFARLEKVEYKLADHDKKFDAIFNALENKEKQPTQGIFFNGQIFDAYKFVCDLIRLAQKSIILIDNYIDESVFTLLTKRNSNVKAVIYVGKITKQLELDLKKHNAQYQPVEVKELKNIHDRFLIIDNKDVYHIGASLKDLGKKVFAFSKMNKEGLKILEKVKDEGRRLNYEL; from the coding sequence ATGGACGAAGAAATAATACAAATTGAAGACATTAAAACCCAAATTCATACCATAAGAGGTGTTCAAGTAATGCTTGATAGTGACCTAGCAAATCTTTATGGGGTAGAAGTTAGAGTTTTAAATCAAGCAGTAAAAAGAAATAAGGAAAGATTTCCTGAAGATTTTATGTTTCAACTTACAAAAGAAGAATACGAGGCTTTAAGATCACAAATTGTGATCTCAAGTTGGGGTGGGAGACGGTATCTTCCATATGTCTTTACTGAGCAAGGAGTAGCAATGCTTTCAGCGGTATTGAAAAGCAAAACCGCAGTAGATATGAGTATAAAAATCATGAAAGCATTTGTGGCTATGAGAAAATTTATAATGAAAAATGCTGAAATTTTTGCTCGATTAGAAAAAGTTGAATATAAATTAGCCGATCATGATAAAAAATTTGATGCCATATTTAATGCTCTCGAAAATAAAGAAAAACAACCAACTCAGGGAATATTTTTTAACGGTCAAATTTTTGATGCTTATAAATTTGTTTGCGATTTAATTCGTTTAGCACAAAAATCTATTATTTTGATAGATAATTACATAGATGAAAGCGTGTTTACATTATTAACAAAAAGAAATTCCAATGTAAAAGCCGTTATATACGTGGGAAAAATAACAAAACAACTTGAATTGGACCTGAAAAAACACAATGCTCAGTACCAACCTGTTGAAGTAAAGGAACTCAAAAATATACATGATAGATTTTTGATAATAGATAATAAAGATGTTTATCACATTGGCGCGTCACTAAAAGACTTAGGCAAAAAAGTATTTGCCTTTTCAAAGATGAATAAGGAAGGACTGAAAATTTTGGAAAAGGTAAAGGATGAAGGGAGAAGGTTGAATTATGAGTTATGA
- a CDS encoding restriction endonuclease subunit S, whose product MNEKLPEGWKRVKLGEVAEIIMGQSPKSEFYNEKGDGLPFLQGNRTFGYRFPKIDMYCSKPIKIAKKSDVLFSVRAPVGDINIANQDICIGRGLAAIRANNHSITLYLYYLLKFLKNEILNFEGGTVFGSISKKDLEGIETLIPEDINEQKAIASVLSSLDDKIDLLHRQNQTLEQKAETLFRKWFIEEAKEDWEEVKLGELIRIASGKGLKKEEYSVNGFYPVLGANGEIGRTNKFLYDEKLIFTGRVGTLGNVFISEGRVWLSDNTLIIMPQEKEFFYFIYFYLKTIKLEEMNVGSTQPLIRQSDIKNLEIFMPNKELIENFYIFSENLFNNIKQNKRQICTLENLRNTLLPNLMNGKIIVKNKE is encoded by the coding sequence ATGAATGAGAAACTGCCTGAAGGATGGAAAAGGGTTAAGCTGGGGGAGGTGGCTGAAATTATAATGGGTCAATCCCCAAAATCTGAATTTTATAATGAAAAAGGCGATGGATTACCTTTTTTACAAGGAAATAGAACTTTTGGATATAGATTCCCAAAAATAGATATGTATTGTTCAAAACCAATTAAAATAGCAAAAAAAAGTGATGTTTTATTTAGTGTAAGAGCTCCTGTTGGTGATATAAATATTGCCAATCAAGATATATGTATAGGTAGAGGATTAGCAGCTATTAGAGCCAATAATCATAGTATTACTTTATATTTGTATTATTTGTTAAAGTTTTTAAAAAATGAAATTTTAAATTTTGAAGGAGGAACTGTTTTTGGTTCTATTTCTAAGAAAGACTTAGAAGGCATTGAAACATTAATCCCAGAAGATATAAACGAACAAAAAGCCATAGCCTCTGTGCTTTCATCTCTTGATGATAAGATAGACCTTCTGCATCGCCAAAATCAAACACTTGAACAAAAGGCTGAGACACTTTTTAGAAAGTGGTTTATAGAAGAGGCAAAAGAGGATTGGGAAGAGGTGAAATTGGGAGAATTAATCAGAATAGCTTCAGGAAAGGGATTAAAAAAAGAAGAGTATTCTGTAAATGGTTTTTATCCTGTATTGGGGGCAAATGGTGAAATTGGAAGAACTAATAAATTTTTATATGATGAAAAATTAATTTTTACTGGACGTGTTGGAACACTGGGAAATGTTTTTATTTCAGAAGGAAGAGTTTGGTTATCTGATAATACATTAATAATCATGCCTCAAGAAAAAGAATTTTTTTATTTTATTTACTTTTATTTAAAAACAATCAAGTTAGAAGAAATGAATGTTGGTAGCACGCAACCATTAATTAGACAATCAGACATAAAGAACTTAGAAATTTTTATGCCAAATAAAGAATTAATTGAAAATTTTTATATTTTTAGTGAAAATTTGTTTAATAACATAAAACAAAATAAAAGACAAATCTGCACCCTTGAAAATTTAAGAAATACACTTTTACCAAACCTTATGAATGGAAAAATTATAGTTAAAAATAAGGAGTGA